A genomic window from Leptolyngbya sp. BL0902 includes:
- a CDS encoding DUF1824 family protein: MAKLSWGGFDLDARWDLWFLGPTASSTRRRQPSTPIACLSSLSSSLAEDTMVSTHPTADLAAIRKRLNVLSCLKTPPALSAADLDQMRQDLATFNDLSDYQTLGICADTLSEAKEAMESFLAALGVTVTLDLPTREGAVYLKFNTLKGAWYLDDYSGPSRGVLITFHSSEPEYAELVGTYGPFPFTLFRP, translated from the coding sequence TTGGCTAAATTGTCCTGGGGAGGGTTTGACCTCGATGCTCGGTGGGATCTCTGGTTTTTAGGCCCCACGGCATCCTCCACCCGCCGACGTCAGCCTTCTACCCCCATCGCCTGTCTAAGTTCCCTGTCCAGTTCCCTTGCTGAGGACACCATGGTTTCGACCCATCCCACCGCCGATCTCGCTGCTATCCGTAAGCGGCTGAATGTTTTGAGTTGCCTAAAGACGCCTCCCGCACTGAGCGCAGCTGACCTCGATCAGATGCGCCAAGACTTGGCTACCTTCAACGATTTGTCCGACTACCAAACCCTTGGCATTTGTGCCGATACCCTCTCTGAGGCCAAGGAGGCGATGGAGTCATTTTTGGCGGCCCTAGGAGTGACGGTGACGCTGGATTTGCCAACGCGGGAAGGAGCCGTTTACCTCAAGTTCAACACCCTTAAAGGAGCCTGGTATCTGGATGACTACAGCGGCCCATCGCGGGGCGTACTGATTACCTTCCACAGTTCAGAACCCGAATATGCGGAACTTGTGGGCACCTACGGCCCCTTTCCCTTCACCCTATTTCGGCCCTAG
- the radC gene encoding RadC family protein, whose amino-acid sequence MTYHVRVLDMPSSDRPRERLLSYGSKSLSTAELLAILLGTGQGPGKLSAVGLGQLILQEMGHSQRDPLSAMRDMTAHDLTCIPGVGPAKATTIIAAIELGKRVLQAIPPEKTVVDDPAIAAAALSHDLMWQTQERFAVVLLDIRHRLLGTKVITIGTATETLAHPREIFKEVIRHGAVRCIVAHNHPSGNLDPSPEDLSLTRQLLQGAQILATPVLDHLILGNGDYRSLRQTTQLWQETPQGA is encoded by the coding sequence ATGACTTACCACGTCCGAGTGTTGGATATGCCGTCCAGTGATCGCCCCCGCGAACGATTGTTGTCCTACGGCTCTAAGAGTCTGTCCACAGCGGAACTACTGGCTATTTTACTAGGAACCGGGCAAGGCCCCGGCAAACTTTCGGCGGTGGGTTTGGGGCAATTAATCTTGCAGGAAATGGGCCATAGCCAGCGGGATCCCCTCTCCGCCATGCGCGACATGACCGCCCACGACCTCACCTGCATTCCGGGCGTTGGCCCCGCCAAAGCGACTACCATCATCGCCGCCATCGAACTCGGTAAGCGCGTCCTCCAGGCCATTCCCCCCGAAAAAACCGTGGTAGATGATCCTGCCATCGCCGCCGCCGCCCTCAGCCACGACCTGATGTGGCAAACCCAGGAGCGCTTCGCCGTGGTACTGCTGGATATCCGCCATCGCCTGCTGGGCACCAAGGTGATCACTATCGGCACCGCCACCGAAACCCTGGCTCACCCCCGCGAAATCTTCAAAGAAGTGATTCGCCACGGAGCCGTGCGCTGCATCGTGGCCCACAACCACCCCAGCGGCAACCTCGACCCCAGCCCCGAAGACCTTTCCCTCACCCGCCAACTGCTTCAGGGCGCACAAATCCTCGCCACCCCCGTTTTGGATCACCTGATCCTCGGCAACGGCGACTACCGCAGCCTGCGCCAAACCACCCAACTCTGGCAAGAAACTCCCCAAGGAGCCTAG